One window of the Chitinivorax sp. B genome contains the following:
- a CDS encoding DUF1842 domain-containing protein produces the protein MSVELFHVRYSIATPGIGAPVLTLDLLVDAPRKRVSGLASIFQSTNPPVEFKADVWGTFSKAKLDPAVEHHIILSLAGSPSGPTSQLAETFHLHGILNQDWQGGYASYRYFYGNRWQQVNHAVITPDNEPRAPEAGTKPTHHHAMPLYAAALQQARGSNDLAQMKALASQAELQLSQHEQIASALQQLNAEISRLDNRQ, from the coding sequence ATGTCAGTTGAACTATTCCATGTTCGTTACAGCATTGCCACGCCTGGTATTGGCGCCCCCGTATTGACGCTGGACCTATTGGTTGACGCACCGCGCAAGCGAGTCAGCGGCCTGGCCAGTATTTTCCAGAGCACCAACCCACCTGTCGAATTCAAGGCCGATGTCTGGGGCACATTCAGCAAAGCCAAATTGGATCCCGCCGTCGAACACCACATCATTCTGTCACTGGCCGGCAGTCCCAGCGGACCAACCAGCCAGCTCGCCGAAACCTTCCACCTGCATGGCATCCTCAATCAGGATTGGCAAGGTGGTTATGCCAGCTATCGGTACTTCTATGGCAACCGTTGGCAACAGGTCAATCATGCCGTGATCACCCCCGACAACGAGCCACGAGCGCCAGAGGCAGGTACCAAGCCAACCCACCATCATGCCATGCCGCTCTATGCCGCTGCACTGCAGCAAGCCCGTGGCAGCAACGATCTGGCTCAGATGAAAGCATTGGCCAGTCAGGCAGAACTGCAACTATCGCAACATGAACAGATTGCCAGCGCCCTACAGCAACTGAATGCTGAAATCAGTCGACTGGACAATCGCCAATAG
- a CDS encoding DUF1842 domain-containing protein, with protein MSGTNPSSEGLFPVSYIIGTGLAGAKTLVLNLLVYPPQNTVRGTAAIEQAVNPPLQVHSDIWGNYTYLTVVPPQNSRILITAEGNHGGPRANSPVNFKLHLVLEHDWKSGVANYSYMDNGIWYEVENVPAKLNTQLTSHVKGASLEANAASQQIPPIMVLYAAPIHGALASGDRVQMKALATLAKQQLDGQPQLRKELDSLKAEIAKLERK; from the coding sequence ATGTCAGGTACCAATCCAAGTAGTGAAGGTTTGTTCCCCGTCAGTTACATCATCGGCACAGGCTTGGCCGGCGCCAAGACGCTGGTGTTGAATCTGCTGGTCTATCCGCCTCAAAACACGGTACGGGGCACCGCAGCAATTGAGCAGGCCGTCAACCCGCCGCTTCAGGTTCATTCAGACATCTGGGGGAATTACACCTATCTGACGGTCGTACCACCACAAAACAGCCGCATTCTTATCACGGCAGAAGGCAACCATGGCGGACCACGCGCCAACTCGCCTGTCAATTTCAAACTGCATCTGGTGCTGGAGCACGACTGGAAATCCGGCGTTGCCAATTACAGCTATATGGACAATGGCATCTGGTATGAAGTGGAAAATGTGCCGGCCAAGCTGAATACCCAACTCACCTCCCATGTAAAAGGAGCGTCACTGGAGGCCAACGCCGCCTCGCAACAGATTCCCCCGATCATGGTGTTGTATGCGGCACCCATCCATGGCGCACTGGCCTCGGGCGATCGGGTGCAGATGAAAGCACTGGCCACGCTAGCCAAACAGCAACTGGATGGTCAACCGCAACTGCGCAAGGAACTGGATTCGCTGAAAGCGGAAATCGCCAAGCTTGAACGCAAGTAA
- a CDS encoding DUF1843 domain-containing protein, translated as MTKSTSHTMPPYGNAIHQAIASGDLSQMKALLQQGEQHLQQYDDLHKAVEQLKLEITRLEKR; from the coding sequence ATGACAAAATCCACATCACATACCATGCCCCCTTATGGGAATGCCATTCACCAAGCTATTGCCAGCGGTGATCTGAGTCAAATGAAAGCCTTGCTTCAACAGGGCGAACAACATTTGCAACAGTATGACGATTTACATAAAGCGGTCGAACAATTGAAACTGGAAATCACGCGGCTCGAAAAACGCTAG